ATAGACCTTGAACACACCTGTCAGCCGGAGCAACTATGGACGCCATCAATCACCTGTTATCCACATTAAGCAGCTGGGTATGGGGACCCGTCATGCTAGTTTTATTGCTAGGAACGGGGATTTACCTCACCATTCGTTTGAAATTCCTGCCGATGCGCAATCTTTTCTACGCCTTCAAACTGGTATGGCAGGGGCGAAAGTCCACTGAAGATGGTGATGTTCCGCCTTCAAGCGCTTTGATGATGGCTTTGTCTTCCACCGTTGGAACAGGAAATATCGCCGGTGTAGCCGCCGCACTGTTCATCGGCGGACCGGGCGCGATTTTCTGGATGTGGATGACTGCGTTGGTGGGTATGGCGACCAAATACAGTGAAGCCGTGTTGGCGGTGAATTATCGAGAAATAGACGAAGATGGTCGCCATGTCGGTGGGCCGATGTACTACATCAAAAACGGCATGGGCGAAAAATGGAAATCGCTGGCATTCGCCTTCGCTGCCTTTGGAACCATCGCCGCTTTCGGTATCGGCAACATGGTACAAGCCAATGCCGTGGCCGGTGCCATGGAAAGTGCTTTCAACCTCAATAACCAAATTACCGGTTTGATTTTAATGGGCTTGGTTGGCCTAGTGCTTTTTGGTGGCATTCAACGTATCGCTCATACCGCAACCGCTTTGGTGCCATTGATGGCGGTGCTTTACATAGGCTTTGCATTGTTTATTTTGTTTGTTCATGCAGATCAATTACCTAACGCCTTCTCAACCATTGTCAGCAATGCCTTTACCGGCAGCGCAGCGGCCGGTGGTTTTTCCGGGGCAAGCATTATCCTTGCGATTCAATTTGGTGTGGCTCGTGGGGTTTTCTCCAACGAAGCCGGGTTGGGAACCGCGCCTATCGCCCACGCAGCATCACAAACCAAAAGTCCAGTACGCCAAGGACACATCGCAATGTTGGGAACCTTTATCGACACCATCGTTATCTGTACCATGACCGCATTGGTGATTATGGTGACGCACACTTGGCAGAGCGGTGAAACCGGCTCGGCATTAACCTCACTTGCCTTCACCAAAGGATTGGGCTCGGATTTTGGTGCAATCGTCGTGGCTGTCAGTTTGGCGTTGTTCGCTTTCACCACGCTGATTGGCTGGAGTTACTATGGCGAGCGTTGTGCCGAGTATATCCTTGGCGTCAATCCACTGAAATACTATCGAGTGCTTTGGGTGTTGGCAGTATTTGCTGGCGCAGCGCTTTCCGATTACTTCAATACAGTCTTAATTTTGGCAGATGTGTTAAATGCTTTAATGGCGGTTCCGAATCTGATCGCGCTCTTGGTATTGTCACCAGTCATCATTCAACTGACGCGCACCTATCAGAAGTAATTTCACCTCCGCCTTTAAGGGAGCTGACCATGATTACTGAACTTGATAAACACAGCGCTCTGGTGCTGATTGATTTACAACAGGGCATCTTACAAATGGCGTCCAAGACGCCCCCTCAACCGGGCATGAGCAGTGTCGCCGAGGCGCTGGAAAAGGCTAGCGCATTGATTAGCGCTTTTCGCAAAAACGAACTGCCAATAGTCATTGTTAACGTCAACAGCTATGGACAGTCCTGGACAAAAACTCGCAAAGACAGCCCGCTAAGTGGTACCCAACCACCCAATGAAGACTATCTGAAAATCGTCGATGACATCGAAACTTTGGAAAACGATATTTTCATCACCAAACATTCTTGGAGTGCATTTTTCAACACAGAGTTACATGAAGTGTTGCAACAACGGAAAGTGACCAATATTGTTCTTGGCGGCGTTGCTACTAGCATTGGCGTGGAAGGCACTGCCCGCGACGCCAGTGTACTTGGCTATAACCTGAGTTTTGCGATAGATGCCATGTCTGACTTCACACTGGAAGCACACCAACATACGGTAACACGCATCTTTCCTCGTATTGGCGAAGTCGGTATGACTCAAGAGATAATTGGCAAATTGCCAGCTCAATAACTGGGTGTTATTACATGGAAATCGCCACTTTTCGCGCCTTCAAAAGTCGAAACTATCGTTTGTTTTTTGGTGGACAATCCATTTCTTTGATGGGAACCTGGATTCAGAGAACGGCAGTTTACTGGCTTGTGTACATCGAAACACATTCCGCATTTATGGTGGGTTTTGCCGTTTTCGTCACTCAGTTCCCATCTTTTTTGTTTGGGCTGTTTGGGGGAGCAGTCGCTGATAAATACAACCGTTATCAGGTGTTGCTGGTCACCCAAATAGCTTCCATGCTACAAGCTTCCGTAATGACTTTTGTTGTACTTTTCACCGACTACACCATCTCAGAAATTCTGCTGTTGGGATTAGTGTTAGGTGTCATCAATGCTTTTGACATACCCGCTCGCCAATCACTGGTACAGTTCATGGTAGACAATCCGGATGATTTGGGGAACGCGATTGCACTGAACTCTTCGATGGTTAATTTGGCTAGGCTGGCTGGCCCGGCAGTCGCGGGTATTTTGTTGGACAGCGTTGGTGCGGGCATCTGTTTTTTAATCAATGCGTTAAGTTTCATTGCTGTCTTGGCATCATTGATGTTAATGAAATTGCCTCCTGCCATTCCTCAATTAAAAACACAAAAAATGCTGGAGAGTCTTGGAGAAGGGTTTAGTTATGTTCGAGCAAACCCTTTGCTCGCCAACTTGATTCTATTGCTCGCCTTAATGAGTTTTTTTGTACTGCCCGCTCTGTCACTCTTGCCTGTCGTTGCAAAAGAAACTTTTGCTGGCACAGCAGCAACCTTCGGTTATTTATTGAGCTTTGTCGGCATGGGATCGTTGATTGGTACACTTTTTTTGGCTTCTCTAAGTGCAGTAGCCAACCGCCAAGCCATTTTAGTATTGGGCATGGCAGTGATTAGTTTCGGGTTAATTGCCTTTTCTTTAACGTCTAATCTGACTATTGCCTTCATATTTGCCACAATAAGCGGTTTTGGCATTATGATTTTAACGACCCTCACCAACACATTATTACAGACGACTTCATCCATCGAAATGCGAGGGCGGGTTATCAGTTATTTCGCCATGGCATTTTTTGGGATGCAGCCCATAGGCGCTCTTGTGGTCGGAGCGATTTCGCAAGGTATCGGCGCACAACATA
This portion of the Hydrogenovibrio marinus genome encodes:
- a CDS encoding MFS transporter, translating into MEIATFRAFKSRNYRLFFGGQSISLMGTWIQRTAVYWLVYIETHSAFMVGFAVFVTQFPSFLFGLFGGAVADKYNRYQVLLVTQIASMLQASVMTFVVLFTDYTISEILLLGLVLGVINAFDIPARQSLVQFMVDNPDDLGNAIALNSSMVNLARLAGPAVAGILLDSVGAGICFLINALSFIAVLASLMLMKLPPAIPQLKTQKMLESLGEGFSYVRANPLLANLILLLALMSFFVLPALSLLPVVAKETFAGTAATFGYLLSFVGMGSLIGTLFLASLSAVANRQAILVLGMAVISFGLIAFSLTSNLTIAFIFATISGFGIMILTTLTNTLLQTTSSIEMRGRVISYFAMAFFGMQPIGALVVGAISQGIGAQHTIMIEGIIAALLMLIFAPRLKKRPVAAT
- a CDS encoding alanine/glycine:cation symporter family protein yields the protein MLVLLLGTGIYLTIRLKFLPMRNLFYAFKLVWQGRKSTEDGDVPPSSALMMALSSTVGTGNIAGVAAALFIGGPGAIFWMWMTALVGMATKYSEAVLAVNYREIDEDGRHVGGPMYYIKNGMGEKWKSLAFAFAAFGTIAAFGIGNMVQANAVAGAMESAFNLNNQITGLILMGLVGLVLFGGIQRIAHTATALVPLMAVLYIGFALFILFVHADQLPNAFSTIVSNAFTGSAAAGGFSGASIILAIQFGVARGVFSNEAGLGTAPIAHAASQTKSPVRQGHIAMLGTFIDTIVICTMTALVIMVTHTWQSGETGSALTSLAFTKGLGSDFGAIVVAVSLALFAFTTLIGWSYYGERCAEYILGVNPLKYYRVLWVLAVFAGAALSDYFNTVLILADVLNALMAVPNLIALLVLSPVIIQLTRTYQK
- a CDS encoding isochorismatase family protein, whose amino-acid sequence is MITELDKHSALVLIDLQQGILQMASKTPPQPGMSSVAEALEKASALISAFRKNELPIVIVNVNSYGQSWTKTRKDSPLSGTQPPNEDYLKIVDDIETLENDIFITKHSWSAFFNTELHEVLQQRKVTNIVLGGVATSIGVEGTARDASVLGYNLSFAIDAMSDFTLEAHQHTVTRIFPRIGEVGMTQEIIGKLPAQ